A DNA window from Streptomyces sp. 71268 contains the following coding sequences:
- a CDS encoding gamma-aminobutyraldehyde dehydrogenase, with product MTTELRRLRNYIDGEFQDAADGRTTEVVNPVTGEAYATAPLSGAADVDAAMAAAEAAFPAWRDVVPAERQKLLLKIADAFEERAEELIAAESENTGKPLGLTRTEEIPPMVDQIRFFAGAARMLEGRSAGEYMEGLTSFIRREPIGVCAQVAPWNYPMMMGVWKFAPALAAGNTVVLKPSDTTPASTVLMAEIIGGVLADLGHPKGVFNVVCGDRDTGRRMVEHPVPAMVSITGSVRAGMQVAESASKDIKRVHLELGGKAPVVVFEDTDMAKAVEDISTAGFFNAGQDCTAATRVLVHESIHDEFVAALAKAAAEIKTGAPDDEDVLYGPLNNANQLAQVSGFIDRLPAHAKVETGGQRVGDKGYFYAPTVVSGLKQDDEIIQNEVFGPVITVQSFTDEEQAISYANGVEYALASSVWTKDHARAMRLSKALEFGCVWINTHIPLVAEMPHGGFKKSGYGKDLSAYGFDDYTRVKHVMTSLDG from the coding sequence GTGACCACCGAGCTGCGTCGTTTGCGCAACTACATCGACGGGGAGTTCCAGGACGCCGCTGACGGGCGGACCACCGAGGTGGTCAACCCGGTCACCGGGGAGGCGTACGCCACCGCTCCACTGTCTGGCGCGGCGGATGTGGACGCCGCGATGGCGGCTGCCGAGGCCGCCTTTCCGGCGTGGCGGGACGTGGTGCCGGCCGAGCGGCAGAAGCTCCTCCTCAAGATCGCCGACGCGTTCGAGGAGCGCGCGGAGGAACTCATCGCGGCCGAGTCGGAGAACACCGGCAAGCCGCTCGGCCTCACGCGGACCGAGGAGATCCCGCCGATGGTCGACCAGATCCGCTTCTTCGCGGGGGCGGCGCGCATGCTGGAGGGGCGCTCGGCGGGCGAGTACATGGAAGGGCTGACGTCCTTCATCCGCCGCGAACCAATCGGTGTCTGCGCACAGGTGGCGCCGTGGAACTACCCGATGATGATGGGCGTCTGGAAGTTCGCCCCCGCCCTCGCGGCAGGCAACACGGTCGTCCTGAAGCCGTCGGACACCACCCCGGCGTCGACCGTTCTGATGGCCGAAATCATCGGTGGCGTACTGGCGGATCTCGGCCACCCCAAGGGCGTCTTCAACGTCGTCTGCGGCGACCGCGACACGGGCCGCCGCATGGTCGAGCACCCGGTCCCCGCCATGGTCTCCATCACCGGTTCCGTACGCGCGGGCATGCAGGTCGCCGAGAGCGCGTCCAAGGACATCAAGCGGGTCCACCTGGAGCTCGGCGGGAAGGCCCCCGTCGTCGTCTTCGAGGACACGGACATGGCCAAGGCCGTCGAGGACATCTCGACGGCGGGTTTCTTCAACGCGGGCCAGGACTGTACTGCCGCGACCCGCGTGCTGGTGCACGAGTCCATCCACGACGAGTTCGTCGCGGCTCTGGCCAAGGCTGCCGCCGAGATCAAGACAGGCGCGCCGGACGACGAGGACGTGCTCTACGGCCCGCTGAACAACGCCAACCAACTCGCCCAGGTTTCCGGCTTCATCGACCGGCTTCCGGCCCACGCCAAGGTGGAGACGGGCGGCCAGCGCGTCGGTGACAAGGGGTACTTCTACGCCCCCACCGTCGTTTCCGGCCTGAAGCAGGACGACGAGATCATTCAGAACGAGGTCTTCGGCCCCGTCATCACCGTCCAGTCCTTCACCGACGAGGAACAGGCCATCAGCTACGCCAACGGCGTCGAGTACGCCCTGGCGTCGTCCGTCTGGACGAAGGACCACGCGCGCGCCATGCGCCTGTCCAAGGCGTTGGAGTTCGGCTGCGTGTGGATCAACACGCACATCCCGCTCGTGGCGGAAATGCCTCACGGCGGCTTCAAGAAGTCGGGCTACGGCAAGGACCTGTCCGCGTACGGCTTCGACGACTACACGCGCGTGAAGCACGTCATGACGTCGCTGGACGGCTGA
- a CDS encoding aspartate aminotransferase family protein, translating to MSADAGTETANARHSKTAYDHLWMHFTRMASYENAPVPTIVRGEGTYIYDDQGKRYLDGLAGLFVVQAGHGRAELAEAARKQAQELAFFPVWSYAHPKAIELAERLAHHAPGDLNKVFFTTGGGEAVETAWKLAKQYHKLTGNHTKYKVISRAVAYHGTPQGALSITGLPALKAPYEPLVPGAHKVPNTNIYRAPLHGDDPEAFGRWAADQIEQEILFEGPETVAAVFLEPVQNAGGCFPPPPGYFQRVREICDQYGVLLVSDEVICAFGRLGTMFGCDKFGYVPDIITCAKGMTSGYSPIGAAIVSDRIAEPFYKADNTFLHGYTFGGHPVSAAVALANLDIFEREGLNQHVLDNESAFHSTLSRLNDLPIVGDVRGNGFFYGIELVKDKATKESFTDEECERLLYGFVSKKLYENGLYCRADDRGDPVIQLSPPLIADQATFDEIEQIVRSVLTEAWQKI from the coding sequence ATGAGCGCCGACGCCGGCACAGAAACCGCCAACGCACGCCACTCCAAGACCGCTTACGACCACTTGTGGATGCACTTCACCCGCATGGCGTCGTACGAGAACGCCCCCGTGCCCACCATCGTGCGCGGCGAAGGCACCTACATCTACGACGACCAGGGCAAGCGCTACCTCGACGGCCTGGCCGGACTCTTCGTGGTGCAGGCGGGACACGGCAGGGCGGAACTCGCCGAGGCCGCGCGCAAGCAGGCGCAGGAGCTCGCGTTCTTCCCGGTGTGGAGCTACGCCCACCCGAAGGCGATCGAACTCGCCGAGCGGCTCGCGCACCACGCCCCCGGCGACCTCAACAAGGTCTTCTTCACGACCGGCGGCGGCGAGGCGGTCGAGACGGCGTGGAAGCTGGCGAAGCAGTACCACAAGCTGACCGGTAACCACACCAAGTACAAGGTCATCTCCCGCGCCGTCGCCTACCACGGCACGCCCCAGGGCGCCCTGTCCATCACGGGACTGCCCGCCCTCAAGGCGCCGTACGAGCCCCTGGTGCCCGGCGCGCACAAGGTGCCCAACACCAACATCTACCGGGCACCGCTGCACGGCGATGACCCGGAGGCGTTCGGTCGCTGGGCCGCCGACCAGATCGAGCAGGAGATCCTCTTCGAGGGGCCGGAAACGGTCGCCGCCGTCTTCCTGGAGCCCGTCCAGAACGCCGGCGGCTGCTTCCCGCCGCCGCCCGGCTACTTCCAGCGGGTTCGGGAGATCTGCGACCAGTACGGCGTGCTGCTCGTCTCCGACGAGGTCATCTGCGCCTTCGGCCGCCTCGGCACGATGTTCGGGTGCGACAAGTTCGGCTACGTGCCGGACATCATCACCTGCGCCAAGGGCATGACCTCCGGCTACTCGCCCATAGGCGCCGCGATCGTCTCCGACCGGATCGCCGAACCCTTCTACAAGGCCGACAACACCTTCCTGCACGGCTACACCTTCGGCGGCCACCCCGTCTCGGCCGCCGTCGCGCTCGCCAACCTCGACATCTTCGAACGCGAGGGCCTCAACCAGCACGTGCTCGACAACGAGAGCGCCTTCCACTCCACCCTCTCCCGCCTCAACGACCTCCCGATCGTCGGTGACGTACGCGGAAACGGCTTCTTCTACGGCATCGAACTCGTCAAGGACAAGGCAACCAAGGAGTCGTTCACCGACGAGGAGTGCGAGCGGCTCCTGTACGGCTTCGTCTCCAAGAAGCTGTACGAGAACGGCCTCTACTGCCGCGCCGACGACCGTGGCGACCCCGTCATCCAGCTCTCGCCGCCCCTCATCGCCGACCAGGCCACGTTCGACGAGATCGAGCAGATCGTGCGGAGCGTACTGACGGAGGCGTGGCAGAAGATCTGA
- a CDS encoding Lrp/AsnC family transcriptional regulator, whose protein sequence is MATPDKRSSPSIDAVSLAIIEQLQEDGRRPYAAIGKAVGLSEAAVRQRVQKLLDQNVMQIVAVTDPLTVGFRRQAMVGINVEGDVDPVADALTAMDEVEYVVVTAGSFDLLIEIVCEDDDHLLEMINKRIRTLPGVRSTESFVYLKLRKQTYTWGTR, encoded by the coding sequence GTGGCCACACCTGACAAGCGCAGTTCGCCCTCGATCGACGCCGTCTCCCTGGCGATCATCGAGCAACTCCAGGAAGACGGGCGCCGTCCGTACGCCGCGATCGGCAAGGCCGTGGGCCTGTCCGAGGCGGCCGTCCGACAGCGCGTCCAGAAGCTGCTCGACCAGAACGTCATGCAGATCGTCGCCGTCACCGACCCGCTGACCGTCGGCTTCCGACGCCAGGCCATGGTCGGCATCAACGTCGAAGGCGACGTCGATCCGGTGGCCGACGCCCTGACGGCCATGGACGAGGTGGAGTACGTCGTCGTCACCGCCGGTTCCTTCGATCTCCTCATCGAGATCGTCTGCGAGGACGACGACCACCTCCTGGAAATGATCAACAAGCGGATTCGCACGCTGCCCGGCGTGCGCTCCACCGAGAGCTTCGTCTACCTCAAGCTCCGGAAGCAGACCTACACCTGGGGAACGAGATAG
- a CDS encoding glycerophosphodiester phosphodiesterase, with amino-acid sequence MFTRTAPRVSNFTAVAHRGDPYEQRENTLASIRSAMRAGADAVEIDVRITRDDVPVLLHDASLKRLWGHDRPLASLTADEVGALTGDGVPTLRDALGELAKNTRSVRAMIDLPAASAVPATLATVREAGALEHVYYCGNLAALRAVRRAEPDAEIAFTWTTLAPPRPDLVAELRPRWLNYRFGIVSPALVERAHADGILVSAWTADTKRTMRRLLRAGVDGITTNRISTLRALIGQGAASGR; translated from the coding sequence ATGTTCACCAGAACCGCACCACGCGTCAGCAACTTCACCGCCGTAGCCCATCGCGGCGATCCGTACGAGCAGCGCGAGAACACTCTGGCCTCGATCCGCTCCGCGATGCGAGCGGGCGCCGACGCCGTGGAGATCGATGTACGGATCACGCGCGACGACGTGCCCGTCCTGCTGCACGATGCGTCCCTCAAGCGGCTGTGGGGCCACGATCGCCCCCTCGCGAGCCTCACAGCGGACGAGGTGGGGGCGCTCACGGGCGACGGAGTGCCGACCCTGCGGGACGCCCTCGGCGAGTTGGCCAAGAACACTCGCTCGGTGCGCGCCATGATCGATCTGCCCGCTGCCTCAGCCGTGCCCGCGACACTTGCCACGGTGCGCGAGGCCGGCGCATTGGAGCACGTGTACTACTGCGGCAATCTGGCCGCGCTGCGCGCCGTGCGACGCGCGGAACCCGACGCGGAGATCGCCTTCACCTGGACGACGCTCGCCCCGCCACGCCCCGACCTGGTGGCGGAGCTGCGCCCGCGGTGGCTGAACTACCGGTTCGGCATCGTGTCCCCTGCGCTGGTAGAGCGGGCGCACGCCGACGGCATCCTGGTGTCCGCCTGGACGGCGGACACCAAGCGCACGATGCGGCGCTTGCTCCGCGCAGGCGTGGACGGCATCACCACCAACCGCATCAGCACACTGCGCGCGTTGATCGGGCAGGGAGCGGCCAGCGGCCGGTGA